In Sciurus carolinensis chromosome 13, mSciCar1.2, whole genome shotgun sequence, a genomic segment contains:
- the Kcns3 gene encoding potassium voltage-gated channel subfamily S member 3, whose translation MVFGEFFHRPGQDEELVNLNVGGFKQSVDQSTLLRFPHTRLGKLLTCHSEEAILELCDDYSVADKEYYFDRNPSLFRYVLNFYYTGKLHVMEELCVFSFCQEIEYWGINELFIDSCCSGRYQERKEENHEKDWDQKSNDVSTDSSFEESSLFEKELEKFDQLRFGQLRKKIWIRMENPGYCLSAKLIAISSLSVVLASIVAMCVHSMSEFQNEDGEVDDPVLEGVEIACIAWFTGELAIRLVAAPCQKKFWKNPLNIIDFVSIIPFYATLAVDTKEEESEDIENMGKVVQILRLMRIFRILKLARHSVGLRSLGATLRHSYHEVGLLLLFLSVGISIFSVLIYSVEKDDHTSSLTSIPICWWWATISMTTVGYGDTHPVTLAGKIIASTCIICGILVVALPITIIFNKFSKYYQKQKDIDVDQCSEDPPEKCHELPYFNIRDIYAQRVHAFITSLSSVGIVVSDPDSTDASSIEDNEDVYNISPMENCTAK comes from the coding sequence TTCCCTCACACCAGACTGGGGAAGCTGCTCACCTGCCACTCAGAGGAGGCCATCCTGGAACTTTGTGATGATTATAGTGTGGCCGACAAAGAGTACTATTTTGACCGGAACCCCTCCTTGTTCAGATATGTCTTGAATTTTTACTACACGGGGAAGCTGCACGTCATGGAGGAGCTGTGTGTGTTCTCATTCTGCCAGGAGATCGAGTACTGGGGCATCAACGAGCTCTTCATTGACTCCTGCTGCAGTGGTCGCTACCAGGAACGCAAGGAGGAAAACCACGAGAAGGACTGGGACCAGAAAAGCAACGATGTGAGCACCGACTCCTCGTTCGAAGAGTCCTCTCTGTTTGAGAAAGAGCTGGAGAAGTTTGACCAGCTGCGATTTGGTCAGCTCCGGAAGAAAATCTGGATTAGAATGGAAAACCCCGGGTACTGCCTGTCTGCCAAGCTGATCGCCATCTCCTCTCTGAGTGTGGTGCTGGCCTCTATAGTGGCCATGTGTGTCCACAGCATGTCTGAGTTCCAGAATGAGGATGGGGAGGTGGACGACCCTGTGCTGGAAGGTGTGGAGATCGCCTGCATTGCTTGGTTCACTGGAGAGCTAGCCATTCGGTTGGTTGCTGCTCCCTGTCAAAAGAAATTCTGGAAGAACCCTCTGAACATAATTGATTTTGTCTCCATTATTCCTTTCTATGCCACGTTGGCGGTAGACACCAAGGAAGAAGAGAGCGAGGACATTGAGAACATGGGCAAGGTGGTCCAGATCCTTCGACTTATGAGGATTTTCCGAATTCTGAAGCTGGCCCGGCACTCAGTAGGACTTAGGTCTCTGGGGGCCACACTGAGACACAGCTACCATGAAGTTGGGCTGCTGCTTCTCTTCCTATCTGTTggtatttccatcttctctgtgcttATCTACTCTGTGGAGAAAGATGACCACACATCCAGCCTCACCAGCATCCCCATCTGCTGGTGGTGGGCCACCATCAGCATGACCACCGTGGGCTATGGAGACACCCATCCCGTCACCTTGGCTGGGAAGATAATCGCCAGCACATGCATCATCTGCGGCATATTGGTGGTGGCCCTTCCCATCACCATCATCTTCAACAAGTTTTCCAAGTACTACCAGAAGCAAAAGGACATCGATGTGGACCAGTGCAGTGAGGACCCACCAGAGAAGTGCCACGAGCTACCTTACTTCAACATTAGGGACATTTATGCACAGCGGGTGCACGCCTTCATTACTAGTCTCTCCTCCGTCGGCATTGTGGTGAGTGATCCCGATTCCACAGATGCTTCGAGCATTGAAGACAATGAAGATGTTTATAACATCTCACCCATGGAGAACTGCACAGCAAAATGA